In Clostridium sp. JN-1, one genomic interval encodes:
- the glpK gene encoding glycerol kinase GlpK, with translation MAKYIMALDQGTTSSRCIIFNEKGLAVSTAQKEFKQVYPEAGWVEHNPMEIWATQFGVASEALIKSNIDAKDIAGIGITNQRETTVVWDKRTGLPVYNAIVWQCRRTSNYCDELRAKGIDKVIKEKTGLVLDAYFSGTKIKWILDNVPGARKEAERGNLAFGNIDTWLIWNLTKGKVYVTDYTNASRTMLFNIHELKWDKELLELLDIPESMLPEVKPSSCIYGETDKNLFGVSIPIAGDAGDQQAALFGQTCFKPGTAKNTYGTGCFLLMNTGEKAVESKNGLLTTIAVGIDGKVEYALEGSIFIGGAVIQWLRDELRMIKSAPESEKYCTAVKDTNGVYLVPAFVGIGAPYWDQYARGTIVGLTRGAKKEHFIRAAVESLAYQTYDVLKAMEEDSGIELKELKVDGGACANNFLMQFQSDVLNVQVDRPEVIETTALGAAYLAGIAVGYWKDRDEVSQNWALSRSFEPTIADDKRSELLKGWHEAVKRSMNWAK, from the coding sequence ATGGCAAAGTATATTATGGCATTGGATCAAGGTACAACTAGCTCGAGGTGTATAATATTTAATGAAAAAGGATTAGCTGTTAGTACAGCACAAAAAGAATTTAAACAAGTTTATCCAGAAGCAGGATGGGTTGAGCACAATCCTATGGAAATATGGGCAACTCAATTCGGGGTTGCTTCAGAAGCTTTGATAAAGTCAAACATAGATGCCAAGGATATAGCCGGCATTGGTATTACTAACCAAAGGGAAACTACAGTAGTTTGGGATAAGAGAACGGGACTTCCTGTATATAATGCAATAGTATGGCAGTGTAGAAGAACATCAAATTATTGTGATGAATTAAGAGCAAAAGGTATTGATAAGGTTATAAAAGAAAAGACAGGACTTGTGTTAGATGCTTATTTTTCAGGCACAAAGATAAAATGGATTTTAGATAATGTACCTGGTGCAAGAAAAGAAGCTGAGAGGGGAAACTTAGCTTTTGGTAATATAGATACATGGCTTATATGGAACCTTACAAAGGGAAAAGTATATGTAACAGATTATACAAATGCTTCAAGGACAATGTTATTTAATATACATGAATTAAAATGGGACAAAGAATTGTTAGAATTATTGGATATACCAGAAAGTATGCTTCCAGAGGTAAAACCATCCAGCTGCATATATGGAGAAACAGATAAAAACTTATTTGGAGTAAGTATTCCTATAGCTGGTGATGCAGGAGATCAACAAGCAGCTTTATTTGGACAGACATGTTTTAAACCTGGAACTGCTAAAAATACTTATGGTACTGGATGTTTCTTACTTATGAATACTGGTGAAAAAGCAGTAGAATCCAAAAACGGATTATTAACAACTATAGCAGTTGGCATAGATGGAAAAGTTGAATATGCTTTAGAAGGAAGTATATTTATAGGAGGAGCTGTTATACAATGGCTTCGTGATGAACTTAGAATGATTAAATCAGCTCCAGAGTCAGAAAAATATTGTACAGCAGTTAAAGATACTAATGGAGTATATTTAGTTCCTGCATTTGTTGGAATAGGAGCACCATATTGGGATCAATATGCAAGGGGAACAATAGTAGGACTTACAAGGGGAGCTAAAAAAGAACATTTTATAAGAGCAGCAGTAGAATCACTTGCATATCAAACTTATGATGTACTTAAAGCTATGGAGGAAGATTCTGGTATAGAGCTTAAAGAACTTAAAGTGGATGGAGGAGCATGTGCTAATAATTTCTTAATGCAATTCCAATCTGACGTATTAAATGTTCAAGTTGACAGACCAGAAGTAATAGAAACAACAGCACTAGGAGCTGCGTATCTTGCAGGAATAGCAGTAGGGTATTGGAAAGACAGAGATGAAGTATCCCAAAACTGGGCACTATCAAGGAGCTTTGAACCAACTATAGCTGATGATAAGAGAAGTGAACTTCTTAAAGGATGGCATGAAGCAGTAAAACGTTCTATGAACTGGGCAAAATAG
- a CDS encoding DMT family transporter — protein sequence MKSGYIDIFLSTILFSTMEIALKLVSNQFNPIQMTFLRFFIGGIVLLPLAIKNTKSPLKKEDFKFFAVQGFICVVVSMVFFQLAVEYGKASIVAILFSCNPVFVVLFAYFMVNEKIYKTTIISLIISVLGMLCIMNPLNMTNNVNSIIFAILAAVTFALYGVTGKKKSNEFGGVAQSCFSFIMGSVEMLILILLTKISFVSNFFSNHGLKMFANIPILKGITLQSLPSLIYIGVFVTGLGYTFYFLAMEKTTAATASLVFYIKPALAPILALIILKEDIAINTVLGIVLIILSSGITFAANSKRDRQNSIEQEKCV from the coding sequence ATGAAGAGCGGATATATAGATATATTTTTATCAACAATTTTATTTAGTACTATGGAAATAGCTTTGAAATTAGTATCAAATCAATTCAATCCTATACAAATGACCTTTTTAAGATTTTTTATAGGTGGTATAGTATTACTGCCGTTAGCTATAAAGAACACAAAGAGTCCATTAAAAAAGGAAGACTTTAAATTTTTTGCAGTACAGGGATTTATTTGTGTTGTAGTTAGTATGGTATTTTTCCAATTAGCAGTAGAATATGGTAAAGCATCGATTGTTGCAATATTATTTAGCTGCAATCCTGTATTTGTAGTTTTGTTTGCATATTTTATGGTTAATGAAAAAATATATAAAACAACTATTATATCATTAATAATTAGCGTTTTGGGCATGCTTTGTATAATGAATCCATTGAATATGACAAACAATGTAAATAGTATAATATTTGCAATTTTAGCAGCTGTAACATTTGCGTTATATGGAGTAACTGGTAAAAAGAAAAGTAATGAGTTCGGCGGTGTAGCTCAAAGTTGTTTTAGCTTCATAATGGGAAGTGTTGAGATGCTTATACTCATCCTTTTAACAAAGATAAGCTTTGTATCCAACTTTTTTTCAAACCACGGATTAAAGATGTTTGCAAATATACCAATTTTAAAAGGTATTACACTTCAAAGTCTGCCAAGTTTAATTTATATTGGAGTATTTGTAACTGGACTTGGATATACATTTTACTTTTTAGCCATGGAAAAAACTACTGCAGCCACAGCATCATTGGTATTTTATATCAAACCAGCTTTAGCTCCAATTTTAGCACTGATAATATTAAAGGAAGATATTGCTATAAACACAGTTTTAGGTATTGTTTTAATTATTCTAAGTTCAGGTATAACCTTTGCAGCAAATAGTAAAAGGGATAGACAAAACAGTATCGAACAAGAAAAATGTGTATAA
- a CDS encoding glycerol-3-phosphate responsive antiterminator produces MKLKDILLENPIIAAIRNNDDLESVLESKADVIFVLYGDILNIGQICKKIKQKNKIVFVHVDLIEGLRGDSSGIRYIKESANPDGIISTKASNIKYGNKLGMYTIQRIFIIDSLSLKTGIKNIHETNPNAVEVMPGVASKIISSMEKEVNTYIIAGGLIKTKKDVIDSLSAGALAISTTERMLWSME; encoded by the coding sequence ATAAAATTAAAGGATATACTGCTTGAAAATCCAATAATAGCGGCAATTAGAAATAACGATGATTTAGAAAGCGTTTTAGAAAGTAAGGCTGATGTTATATTTGTATTGTATGGAGACATACTAAATATAGGACAAATATGTAAAAAGATAAAGCAAAAAAATAAAATTGTATTTGTACATGTGGATTTAATCGAGGGTTTAAGAGGTGATTCATCAGGAATCAGGTATATAAAAGAGAGTGCTAATCCAGACGGTATAATAAGTACAAAGGCTTCTAATATTAAATATGGCAATAAGTTAGGTATGTACACTATTCAGAGAATATTTATTATAGATTCGCTTTCATTAAAGACAGGTATAAAAAACATTCATGAAACTAATCCAAATGCAGTAGAAGTAATGCCGGGGGTTGCAAGCAAGATAATAAGCAGTATGGAGAAGGAAGTAAATACTTATATAATTGCTGGAGGACTTATAAAAACTAAAAAGGATGTAATAGATTCTCTATCAGCAGGGGCTTTGGCTATATCTACTACTGAAAGAATGTTATGGAGTATGGAGTAA
- a CDS encoding DNA topoisomerase IV subunit A has product MTKKINIPIDKNIIQIPLEEAMPDNYLPYAVEVAKERAIPDVRDGLKPVHRRIIYGAYMLRAFPDRPYYKSARIVGDILGKYHPHGDSSVYDAMVILAQNFTTRMPLIDGHGNWGSQDGDNAAAMRYTEARLTNVAMEIIRDIDKDVVDMVDNYSGSEKEPEVLPSRYPNILVNGSFGIAVGLATNIPPHNLKEVIDGCAALIDKPDMDTEGLMNYIKGPDLPTGGILIGKNSLLSAYETGEGKVTLRAKTAIQKLENGRFGIVITEFPYRRSKAKMLQTISDMTADKKHSKVLEVISDIRDESDRTGIRAVIEFKKSVERETVDKVLKYLFKKTELQCNVSFNMVALADGKPQTMGLKTILQYYINYQKDVVRRRTTTEFKTAQKRFHIVEGFIKAISIMDDVIKTIRSSKSKKDAQKNLMDKFEFTQVQSESILELMLYRLTGLEIKTFQKEYKELDKKIKGLKKILDSDKELFKVIKKELLEIKEKYGDERRTAIIEDDKKAKIEVEDIIVDEDIIVTLSNEGFIKRTSLKSYNRSNSDVNDIEYREGDFNKFFIQSNTKDILMLFTGKGNVYKIRGINVPEFKWKDKGEKIEEIIKGINLEEENIVAFYTIKDFSCPIQFMFFTTSGGIKKTALKRFDTNYTKIMALKLKDGEKLLKVQMFSEDKNEKFISVKTKNGLNFVSDMPKIEETDRNIMPAQMFNLCASDEVTFIEFADDFIDESFEIIIDQYGILKVQKDKHIRKGVMGVYTDSSSKILLFTKNGFVYSIKSRMLQNIGSKGIAVEDIFDGVHRSGILNMFSIKEFDNRYIYFFSKYGMVKKTLLSDFEGNYVSNTAYKFKKANDELIKVEISEDSNEKIILITKEAMCIEFESESVSLMGRIASGVTGINLNEDDEVNFALLLKESNSNKNLTIKLKKGQKIAINIDGIKIQNRAGKGKKLVEKYK; this is encoded by the coding sequence GTGACAAAAAAGATAAATATACCGATTGATAAAAATATAATTCAAATACCTTTGGAAGAAGCTATGCCGGATAATTATCTTCCATATGCAGTAGAAGTTGCAAAGGAAAGGGCAATTCCAGATGTTAGAGATGGATTAAAACCAGTACACAGGAGAATAATTTATGGAGCATATATGCTTAGAGCATTTCCAGATAGACCTTATTATAAATCAGCTAGAATAGTTGGAGATATTTTGGGTAAGTATCATCCACATGGTGATTCATCTGTATATGATGCAATGGTAATACTTGCACAAAATTTTACAACAAGAATGCCGCTTATAGATGGCCACGGCAACTGGGGAAGTCAAGACGGCGATAATGCAGCTGCAATGCGTTATACGGAAGCTAGGCTTACAAATGTAGCAATGGAAATTATAAGAGATATAGATAAAGATGTAGTTGATATGGTTGATAACTATTCAGGTTCTGAAAAAGAACCTGAGGTGCTTCCATCGAGATATCCAAATATACTTGTAAATGGTTCATTTGGTATAGCTGTTGGTCTAGCAACTAACATACCGCCTCATAATTTAAAAGAAGTTATAGATGGCTGTGCTGCTTTAATTGATAAACCTGATATGGATACAGAAGGATTAATGAATTATATAAAGGGACCAGACCTTCCAACAGGAGGTATTTTAATAGGAAAAAATTCACTCCTCTCTGCATATGAAACTGGTGAAGGAAAAGTTACATTAAGAGCTAAGACTGCAATACAAAAGCTTGAAAATGGCAGGTTTGGAATAGTAATTACTGAGTTCCCATACAGGAGAAGTAAGGCTAAGATGCTTCAAACTATTTCTGACATGACTGCAGATAAGAAGCATTCTAAAGTATTAGAAGTTATTTCTGATATAAGAGATGAATCAGATAGAACTGGGATTAGGGCCGTTATAGAATTTAAAAAGTCTGTAGAAAGAGAAACTGTAGATAAGGTTCTCAAGTACTTGTTTAAAAAAACTGAACTTCAATGTAATGTGTCATTTAATATGGTTGCCCTAGCAGATGGAAAACCACAAACTATGGGCCTAAAAACTATATTACAGTACTATATAAACTATCAAAAAGATGTGGTAAGGAGGAGGACAACTACAGAATTTAAGACAGCCCAAAAAAGATTTCATATAGTAGAAGGTTTTATAAAAGCTATTAGTATAATGGATGATGTTATAAAGACAATAAGATCATCAAAGTCCAAAAAAGATGCACAAAAAAATCTTATGGATAAATTTGAATTCACTCAAGTCCAATCTGAATCAATACTTGAACTCATGTTATACAGGCTTACTGGTCTTGAAATAAAAACTTTTCAAAAGGAATATAAAGAGCTTGATAAAAAAATAAAAGGATTAAAAAAGATATTAGATAGTGATAAGGAATTATTTAAAGTTATAAAGAAAGAACTTTTAGAGATAAAAGAAAAGTACGGAGATGAGAGAAGAACTGCCATAATTGAAGATGATAAAAAGGCTAAAATTGAAGTAGAAGATATCATAGTTGATGAAGATATTATAGTGACGCTGTCAAATGAAGGATTTATAAAGAGAACATCATTAAAGTCGTATAATCGCTCTAATTCTGATGTAAATGACATAGAATATAGAGAGGGAGATTTTAACAAGTTTTTTATACAATCAAATACTAAGGATATTTTAATGCTTTTTACAGGTAAAGGAAATGTGTATAAAATTAGAGGAATAAATGTACCTGAATTTAAATGGAAAGATAAAGGTGAGAAGATCGAGGAAATAATAAAAGGAATTAATTTAGAAGAAGAAAATATAGTCGCTTTTTACACGATTAAAGATTTTTCTTGTCCAATTCAATTTATGTTTTTTACTACTAGCGGCGGAATAAAGAAAACAGCATTAAAAAGATTTGATACAAACTATACTAAAATTATGGCTTTAAAATTAAAAGATGGTGAAAAACTTTTAAAGGTACAAATGTTTTCTGAAGATAAAAATGAAAAGTTTATATCTGTTAAAACAAAAAATGGATTAAATTTTGTCTCTGATATGCCTAAAATAGAAGAAACAGATAGAAACATAATGCCAGCTCAAATGTTTAATTTGTGTGCTAGTGATGAAGTTACTTTTATTGAATTTGCAGATGATTTTATAGACGAAAGTTTTGAAATTATAATTGATCAATATGGAATTTTAAAAGTACAAAAAGATAAGCATATTAGAAAAGGTGTTATGGGAGTTTATACTGATTCGTCAAGTAAAATATTGCTTTTTACAAAGAATGGCTTCGTATATTCTATAAAATCAAGAATGCTTCAGAATATAGGAAGTAAAGGTATAGCTGTTGAAGATATATTTGATGGTGTACATAGAAGCGGCATTTTAAATATGTTTTCTATAAAAGAATTCGATAATAGATACATTTATTTCTTTAGTAAATATGGAATGGTAAAAAAGACATTATTGAGTGATTTTGAAGGAAATTATGTTTCAAATACTGCATATAAATTTAAAAAAGCTAATGATGAACTGATAAAAGTTGAAATATCTGAAGATAGTAATGAAAAGATAATTTTAATTACTAAAGAGGCAATGTGTATAGAGTTTGAATCGGAGAGTGTAAGTTTAATGGGGAGAATTGCATCTGGGGTTACAGGCATAAATTTAAACGAAGATGATGAAGTTAATTTTGCACTGCTTTTAAAGGAAAGTAATTCAAACAAGAATTTAACAATAAAATTAAAAAAAGGTCAAAAAATTGCTATAAATATAGATGGAATTAAAATTCAAAATAGAGCTGGAAAAGGGAAAAAACTTGTTGAAAAATATAAATAA
- a CDS encoding MIP/aquaporin family protein, translating into MSHLLAEFVGTALLVFLGDGVCANCTLTKSKGQNSGWIVITIGWAFAVGIPAFIFQNFSNQFNPALTIALAVIGKFPADQVLGYVVAQMLGGIVGAVLVWLTYLPHWAETEDKAAKLGIFCTAPAIRNYPANFLTEFLATAVLVFSLAAIGTVKTADGMGPIIVVSAIIFSLGASLGGPTGYAMNPARDLSPRIAHAILPIAGKGDSDWSYSWVPVFGPIVGGIAGALLFALIF; encoded by the coding sequence ATGTCACATTTATTAGCAGAATTTGTAGGAACTGCATTACTTGTATTTTTAGGAGATGGTGTTTGTGCTAACTGTACTTTAACTAAAAGTAAAGGACAAAACTCTGGATGGATAGTTATAACCATTGGTTGGGCTTTTGCAGTTGGAATTCCTGCATTCATATTTCAAAACTTTAGTAATCAATTTAATCCGGCACTCACTATAGCACTTGCTGTTATTGGTAAGTTTCCAGCAGATCAAGTATTAGGCTATGTTGTTGCCCAAATGCTTGGAGGAATAGTTGGAGCAGTTTTAGTTTGGCTTACTTATCTTCCTCATTGGGCAGAGACAGAGGACAAAGCTGCAAAACTAGGCATATTCTGTACTGCACCAGCTATAAGGAATTATCCAGCTAACTTTTTAACAGAGTTTTTAGCTACAGCTGTTCTTGTATTCAGTTTAGCTGCAATAGGTACAGTTAAAACTGCTGATGGTATGGGTCCAATTATAGTTGTAAGTGCAATCATCTTTTCTTTAGGTGCTTCACTTGGCGGACCTACTGGATATGCAATGAATCCAGCGAGAGACTTATCACCTAGAATTGCTCATGCAATACTTCCTATAGCAGGAAAAGGAGATTCAGATTGGTCTTATTCTTGGGTTCCGGTTTTCGGACCAATAGTAGGAGGGATAGCAGGAGCATTACTTTTTGCACTGATATTTTAA